Part of the Bradyrhizobium sp. AZCC 1721 genome, ATATCTTGCGGCAAAGGCCGGATCGGGAAAGATCACTGGCCGCGCGGCGAACTGGCCGAGCACATGAGCGCGGCCGGCGCGATAGTCAGCGTCCGGCACGTGGATGAACTCCTGCCGGATCGCGGCGGCGTAAGCGTCGTAGCGCGCGGGCTCCGCGCCGAGAATGCTGAGGTCGATCGAGATCAAAATGGCGCCCAGGCGATCGTCGCCCTGGACGTCGTGTGTCTTTGTCAGGCGGATCAGGCGGGCTACTTCCGCTCCGATATCCTCGCGGACGTGCTGCTCGGCCAGCCGCGCGCTGAGCTCTTCATTGTCCGCGCGGGTCGGGTCGTAAACGACATCGTGCCACCAGATCGCCTCGGTCAGGATTTCGCGCTCGCGCTCCGAAAGATTGTCGACGCGCGCGAGCGCAGCGAGACAGTCTTCAACGTGCGTGAGGTTGTGATAGTGGCGGCCCGGCGCCTGTAGGCGGTGACAAGCTGGTCGCGGTTCATCGCAAGGCTCCGCGTCGGGCGCGCATTCGCGCGCCCCATCCAACAACCGCTACCGCATCGTGATCGCTAATCCGCTGAGATCGGCGTTCGCCATCAACCCGACCTGGTGCCCGGTCAATTCCAGCACCGCACCCTTCTGGTTGGTGAGCACGATCGCGCGTGCGCCGCGGCCGACCGCCAGGCCCGCGCCGGCTGCGCCGTAGACGCCGGCGACATCGGATGGGCGATAGATGTTGCTGACGCGGCCGCGCAGCACGGTCTTCGATCCGCCGAACACCAGGCCGTAGTCGAGCCCGCCGGTCGACAGCGGATAGCGTCGCCCGTGAAAATTCAGAACGCCGCTGCCGCCGGAGCCGCCGATGATCCATCCCGCCTTGTAGATCGTGAGTTGCACGAAACCTTCGTCGGCATGCGCGGCGGACGACAGCGTGACGCCGGCGAAGGCCGCTAACGCGAGCACGGTGGCGCGAACGGCGGATGGCATGTTCATGGATCGTATCTCCGGAGGGCTTGCAAATCGGAAAAGTGTCGGGCGGGCTTTGCGGTGCAGATTGAGTCGCAACTATCGGATTGTAGCCGATCGGCGCAAGGGGCAAAGCATAATCAGGCCCTGCGCGATGCTCTGTGTGCCGACCCGCGCCGCGCGCCCGACACAATTTCATCACGATTGCACGAACAAAAAATTGCGGCCCTGTGAACTGCATTACTGTCGCAGCAACCGTAACCCGCTATTTCGTGTCGGGTGAATTCCCTGACGGGCGGGACCTACAAACCAATCGGCGGGTCGTGAAGCGCGGGCGCCGCTGCCTTTCCAGCGAGGCAGCGGCGCGTTAGGCTTCAAGGCACCGAACCAGCCACGAGGTGTCCCATGCCCCCGATCCAGCATTTTGCGCCGCCCGCCGGCGTCAAGGCCCCGCCGCTATCCTTTGCCACGCGCACCGGCGACCTGTTGTTCATCTCGGGCATTCCGGGCTTTGACGACAAGGGCGCGCTGGCGGATGGTTTCGAGGCGCAGTTCGGCTTCGTCGTCGCCAATATCAAGCGCGTGCTCGACGAGGCCGGCGCGACGTTTCGCGATCTGGTCAAGGTCAACGTGCTGCTGACGCGCGCATCCGACGTCGCCACGATGAACGTGCTGTATGCGTCGGCGTTCGGGCCGGCGCCCTACCCCGCCCGCACCACCTGCGTGGTGCAGGCGCTGCCCGACCCGAAGATGCTGATCGAGATCGAAGCTGTTGCCTCACTGACGAAGGCGTAGAAAGCGTAGGGCGACTAGCGAAGCGTAATCCGCCATTCACGGCAAGGTCGGCGGATTACGCTACGCCAATCCGCCCTACGGAACATCTCACGGCTTCGGCATGGATTCCTTCAGTGTATTGCCGACGAAATCGGCGGCATGGCGATAGGCGGCATCGTTGTCGCCGCGGAACGTCACCGTTCGCCGCATCAACAGTTTCTCGGCTTCGAGGTCGAGCAACTGGATTTCGCCCCATTGCACCAGCGTGCTCATCTTGCGGATGCCGCCATAGACCACGAGTCGCGCGCCGGCCTTGCGCGCGGCGGCGATGAAGACGTCCTGCGACATGCTGGTGGCGGTGCAGGGGTGATCTGGGCATTCGATCGGCACCACGCGATAGCCGCCCTGCGCCGCGAGATTATCGCGCAGCAACGTGGCAAACGACGCCACTCGCGCCTGATGCTCAGCGCTCTGGTCCGTGACCTCGCCGGAAGTATCGAAATAATCGAAATCCGCAACCGCGACCGCGATCGGCGCGGCGGCCGGCGATCCGCTCGATGCAAGCGACAATGCGGCGAGCGCGCAGAGCATCGTCAGCACCGCGCCGGCGCCATTGCGCCGGCGTGAGACGCGCCATCCGGTTGCCGCTTGCATCATGCCTGGCCTCCTTCAACTCCGACGTCGGTATCGCCACGCTGCCGACCGGAGCAAATTGTAACCGACATGTGTAGGGTGGGCAAAGGCGCGCAGCGCCGTGCCCACCTTTCTTATGTCTTCGCGATGGTGGGCACGCTATCGCTTTGCCCACCCTACGAAATCGTCCCTCTTGTACAAGCGGGCGCGCTTGCTATCCTCTGGCAAAACCAAGCAAGAGGAAACGCGCCATGCCCCTTCTCCAAAATCACATCGCCGTCATCACCGGCGCAGGTTCCGGTATCGGGCGCGCCATTGCGAGCGGCTATGCACGGGAGGGCGCGCGGGTCGTGCTGCTCGACAGGGACGAGAACGCGGTAGCAGAAGCGGCAAAGGAAATCCGCGACGCCGGCGGCAATGCGGACAGCTTTGCGCTCGACGTCGCAAAACGCGAGGACTGCGTCGCGATGGCGGAGCAGATCGCCGATAAGGTCGGCCAGGTCTCGATCCTCGTCAACAATGCCGGCATCGTCCGCCGCAACGGCATGCTGGGCGCGGCAGAGGCCGTGATCAGCGACTGGGAAGACATTATCGCGATCAACCTCACCGGCGTCTTCAACGTGACGCATGCCTTTCTCGATCCCTTGCGCGCGAGCAAGGGGCGCATCGTCAACATCGGCTCGATCCAGTCCTTTGTGCATGTGCGCACGCCGAGCTCGCCGGCCTACACCGCCTCCAAGCACGGCGTGCTCGGCTTCACCAAGGCGCTCGCCGCCGAACTCGGCAAGGAAGGCGTCCGCGTCAATGCAATCGGCCCCGGCTTCATCGCAACGCCACTGAACGCCAATGCCCGCGCCAACAATCCGGAACTGGTGAAGACCTTCATGGATCACACGCCGCTGGGACGTGCCGGCACCGCGGAGGACATCGTCGGCCCCGCGATCTTCCTGGCGTCCGATCTGTCGGCTTACGTCTCCGGATCGATCGTGATGGTCGACGGCGGCTATCGGGCGGTGTGAGGTCATCATGTCCAATGCCCCGCATTTCGACATCGACGTCCCCGCCTTCTGGGCCGATCCCTATCCCGCGCTGGCGAAGATGCGGAAAGAGACGCCGATCGCGTTCGTGCCGCAGCTCGGCTCGACCGTGTTCACCCGGCGCGACGACATCTTTACCCAGGAGAAGCGCATCGACGTGTTCTCCTCGCATCAGCCGAACGGGCTGATGAACGTGCTGATGGGCCACAACATGATGCGCAAGGACGGCGAAGCGCACATGACGGAGCGGCAGGCGATGTTTCCCGCCGTCTCGCCGCGCACGGTGCGCGATACCTGGATCCGGCAATTCCAAGCCCATGCCGACCGCATCCTTGATGAGCTCGTGCCGCAAGGCTCCGCCGATCTCTGCAAGGCGTTCGCGCTGCCGCTGTCGGCCGAATGCTTAAAAGACGTCACCGGGCTGACCAACATGCGCTACCAGGACATGGACGCATGGTCGCAGGCGATGATCGATGGCATCGCCAACTATACCGGCAACAAGGAGGTCGAGGCGCGCTGCCATGCCGCGACCGCCGGCATTGATGCTGCGATCGACGACATGATTCCGGTGGTGAAGAAACACCCCAACACCTCGATCCTGAGCGTGCTGCTGGCATCAGGCCAGAACATGGAGAGCATCCGCGCCAACATCAAGCTCGCGATCTCCGGCGGCCAGAACGAGCCGCGCGATGCGATATCAGGCGCGACCTGGGCCTTGCTGACGCATCCCGATCAACTCGCGCTGGTGCGCGAGGGAAAAGCAAAGTGGATCGACGTGTTCGAGGAGTATGCGCGCTGGATCGCGCCGATCCAGATGTCGCCGCGCCGCGTCGCAAAACCGTGGACGTATCACGGCGTCGACTTCGAACCGGAGGACCGCGTGTTCTTCATGTTCGGATCGGCCAACCGCGACGAGGCCTGTTTCAACCACCCCGACCGTTTCGACATCACGCGCGATACGCAAAAAAGCATCGCCTTCGGCGCCGGCCCGCATTATTGCGCCGGCGCGTTCGCCTCGCGCGCCATGGTGGCCGACGTGGCGTTGCCGGGCCTGTTCGCGCGGCTGCAAGGCCTGCGGCTGGACGAGCGCGAACCAGTGCGGATCGGCGGGTGGGCGTTTCGGGGGTTGCTCAATCTTCCGGTGAAGTGGGATGCGAACTAGCGTCTCTCTGCCGCGCAGGCATCAATCGTGCGGCAAGAGCCGCATGCGGCGGAACGACCAATGCATCGCGCGGTACCAGAAATAGCCGGCCAGCGCGCCGCAAACCGAGAGAATGATGATATTGGCGGGATGATACTCGCCGCTCCACCACAACATTCCGCCGACCCAGAAGATCGTGAAGAAGATGGCGCCGAGCTTCAACCGCGTTGCCTGATCCATGATACCCCTCCGATGGATGGCACCATGAGCGCTGCGACCTCGCCGCACCGTGAGCAGCGTCACGCTGCGTCGAGGCTATGAACCCACAAAATCCAGAGTGGTTGGCGGACTTCCGCTTTGATGCGCGCTCCGGACTCACATCGGACATCGCGTGAGGTCCGAAAGGGCCAATAAGCGAACATGCAGTAACCGCATCTACAGGGGTCGGGTCTATAGACGTGCCGCTAAGTGAGGCGAGAGAATGAAAGCAGATAATCGGCTGGCGGTGTTTTGCCTGGTAGTGCTGTCCATCATCATTGCGGGCATCATGGTCGAGAAGTTTTGGGACTGTCGTCTCAAAGGAGGAGCGGAAGAGGCCTGCTTGTTCACGCCTGCTCCTTACACGCCACCATAGGGCGCCAACTGAGGCAGCCTAATCGTAGCCCTTGCCATTAGGTCTGCTGGAGCGAAGACCGCAATGGGTCAAAAGCGTCGTTTTCACCGTCTGACGAAGACTTCCGGTGTACCCCGGTGAACGGACATCGCCAGGGCCGGTCGGCATGTCTCAAAAGGGCCAATTCCAGACCTTGGCACTTGCAGACGAGAAAGTCTCAAAGGCGATCATCCTGAAATCACGCCTTGGGGCCAGGGTAGAAGCACGATCTTACCGCCGAGTCCGCCGGCATCGATGCGGGTGTGGGCCTCGCGCGCGGCCGCGAGAGGCAGACGGTCGATAACTACGGGATGGATAGCGCGGTCGCGAACAGCGTGACCATGTCAGCTTTGAAATCTTCTGGGTGCGCTGATCGGCGTGAGGTGATGTTGTAGAACACGGCGTGACGGCCGCCAAACAGACCGCTCAATGCGTTCCACAGTTTGAGCCGCGCCAAACCGAGTGCCGCTGACGCCAAGCCTGCGCCGCCAACTGCCATTGTCTGGGCACCGTAGCCGACGAGTAGGCCGCCGGGTGCGAGGCAAGCGAATGACCGCGCGAAATGCGCGCCGCCAATCGCATCGAAGGCTGCATCGACGCCGACCCCGCCCGCACGCCCTGCGGTGAGCCCGCGCACAGCCGCGACGAAGTCGCCGGCGCGATAGTCGATCGCCGTTGCGCCGAAGCGCTCTACCACAGCCATGTTGGTCGCCGAGCAAGTGCCAATCGCCTTCAGGCCGAGATGGCGCGCCAGATCGAGTAGCGCCGTGCCGACCGTGCCAGAGGCACCAATTACGAGGATAGTTGCTCCGCGCGGTAGGCGACCGTATCGGGTGAGCATTTGGTAGGCGGTGAGATAGGCCAGCGGGATGCACACGGCTTCGGCGGGATCGACGCCATCGGGGACCGGCACGAGAAAGCGCGCGGGGCGGATCGCATACTGTGCGTACCCACCGACGACACAGAGATCAGCAACCAACTGTCCGGTGAGCTGGGCAGGCACGCCGGGTCCGGCCTCTTCGACGACGCCGACAAGGTCGTAACCCGGGGTGAACGGCAGTGGCCCCTTGAAGTCTGGGTAACGGCCGCGCCGGATGAAGGTATCGGTGAAGCCGGTGCCGGCAGCGAGCACCTTGATGCGGACCTCGCCATGGCCGGGCTGGGGAATTGTCGGCTGTTCCGCCAGTTCTAGGACCTCGGGGCCGCCGAACCGAGCGATACGAATGTATTGCAACGCCATGCGTCGAATATAGCGACGGGTTGACCGCTTGTCGAACGTACATGTCCGTCATGGGTCAGTTGCGTCGTTCTGACGGCGCGCAGGCCACTTCCGGTCTACCTCAAAAAGCAGACATGTTTAGAGTCCGGAGGCACGTCTCAAAGGGGCCAATTCCAGACGCTCGGATTCAATGCAGGCACTACCGCTACCGCTTATACCGGTGATTAACCGGCGCAGGCCGAAAGTGCAGGTGATTGATTGCGATTCTTGAAAAGCAGAGCCTTGGCCGTGAAGAAAATCGGCGTCTTTCTTGTGTTCCTGCCTGCGGCAGTTGCGGCCGCCGCCTTGTTCGGCATGATACACGATCAGATTAGCTACTCCGTCTCGCCGGAATACTACACGAAGTTCAAGTTTATTCAGTTTCGAGTGATCGATCTTCACGTTCCTGATCGCATTCGCGTTGCAATCGTGGGTTTCCGCGCATCATGGTGGATGGGAATTCCATTGGGCATCCTCTGCGGCTGGCCGGCAAATGAGGCTGTCCGCGCGGCGTTCAGCAGGGCGACGCGACTTCCGAAATGTCATTCGCGTCGATGAGCCCACGCCCCTACCCGAACCGCGCCCGCGACCGCTCCCTCGCCTTCTCGGCCTCGACCTCGCGGTCGCGCGGCGGCGCGTTGGTCTGCAGCGAGGCGAGCAGACGCCGCGCGCTGTCGGAGACTTCGGAAACCGCGCGGTTGAACGCCTCGGCGTTCGCCTGCGAGGGCGAATTGAAGCCGGAGAGCTTGCGCACGAATTGCAGCGCGGAGGCATGGATCTCCGCGTGCGTGGCCGGGGGATCGAAATTGAACAGGGTCTTGATGTTACGGCACATGGTTCTCTCTTCTGCAGAGGTCTTCGATCAAGGACGAACGGCCGGTGCAAAATCCGACGGCTAGGCTTATTCTGTCATGAAACTAGCGGCGTGTTCACCCCTGTCGGAACCTGCAAGCAGCGAGTTCCCGATGCCCCACGTGATCTACAAGATCGTCGAACATGACGGCGGCTGGGCCTACACCGTCAACGGCGTGTTTTCCGAGCCGTTTCCGAACCGCGCCACGGCGCTGGCAGCCGCCCGGCGCGCGGCCGCCGAGCAGCGCGTGCCCGGGCGCACCGAGGTGATCGAATACGAAACCGATGATGGAAAATGGCGGTCGGAGACCGCCGCCGGCAATGACCGGCCGGAAACCGAAGTGGAAGGTTAGTGCATTGTTCGGCGGTCTGGTGTGCTAGGTTCCCCTGTCAAGCGGTCCGCAAAGACGGCCGCAGTTTTTGGGGAGACCATGATGAATTTTTCGCACGCCGCCTTTTCGGCCGCCGCATTGGCCCTGACCTCCATCACCGCCTTCGCCGCCGATTATCCCGCACCCAAGCAGGGCGACTGGATCGCCAAGAATTTCAAATTCCACACTGGCGAGACGATGCCGGAATTGCGGTTGCACTACACCACGATCGGCGAGCCGACCGGTCAGCCCGTGCTGGTGTTGCACGGCTCGGGCGGCTCGGCGGCCAGCATGCTGACGGCCGGATTCGGCGGGGAGTTGTTCGGCCCCGGCCAGCCGCTCGATGCCGCGAAATATTACATCATCATTCCGGATAGCGTCGGCCATGGCAAATCGTCAAAGCCTTCCGACGGCATGAAGACGGCGTTTCCGAAATACAATTACGAGGATATGGTCGACGCGCAGCATCGCCTGGTCACGGAAGGACTCGGCGTGAAGCACGTGCGGCTCGTGATCGGCAATTCGATGGGCGGCATGCACACCTGGATCTGGGGCGGCAAATATCCTGACTTCATGGACGCGCTGGTGCCGATGGCCTCGCAGCCGACCGAGATGGCGGCGCGCAACTGGATGCTGCGGCGGATGATGCTGGAGACCATCAAGAACGATCCCGATTACAATCGCGGCAATTACATCACCCAGCCGCGCATGATGAAGTACGCCATCAACGCCTTCGGCATTGCGACCGGCGGCGGCACGCTGGCCTATCAGGCGCTGGCGCCGACGGCGGCGAAGGCCGACAAGATGGTCGACGACCGGCTGGCAACCGCTGTTACCGCCGATGCCAATGACTTCATCTACCAGTGGGAAGCCTCGCACGATTACAATCCGGCGCCTTCGCTCGAGAAGATCGAGGCCACGCTGCTCTTGATCAATGCCGCCGACGACGAGCGCAATCCGCCGGAAACCGGCGTCACCGAGGCAGCGATGAAGCGCGTCAAGAACGGACGCCTGTTCCTGATCCCGGCCTCCAGCGAGACGCGCGGCCATCTCACCACCGGCAATGCGAAGTTCTACAAGAAGGAGCTGCAGGAGTTGCTGCAGAGCGCGCCGCAACGGGCGATGTAAGCCTGGGCCTTTGGAAAGGGCACAATCCGCGCGCCACAAGAAGCCATGATTTCGCACCGCATCAAGTCTGCTTCGCTCACATCGCTCATTATTTGAGCGTGCATCGACAAGCGGGCTCCGCTTGAATTGTCCTCAGATTACGAATCGTGAGCGGCATGCGCCGTCGCGAGGAAGAGGCAACGCAGCGGAGGATCGGATGCGAAGGCTTGCGCCATTCGGCTTGCTCGTCTGCCTTTCGGTGCTGGCCGGCGCAGCACTCGCTGTCGACAGGGGCCAGTACGACCACGTGCCGCCGGATATCCGCGCCTGGTTCAAGAGCGTGATCGCGCCGAACGGCGTGCCATGCTGCGATGAGTCGGACGGGCATCGCACCAGCTACGACGTTCGCGACGGGGCCTATTGGGTGCCGATCGAGGGCCAATGGATGCAGGTGCCCGAGCGCGCGGTCATTCGCGACCAGGGCAACCCGGTCGGCGAAGCCGTGGTGTGGTACGTGCACCACCGCGGCAGCATCATCATTAGCTGCTTCGTGCCGGCGGACGCGGTCTAGTCCAAGATGACGGTGGCACCGGCGGATGATAATCTGAAGGAAAATCGAAAGGAGCCGCCCTTGTCCGATCTTGCCCCTGGCGACCTCGCCACGATCTATCCCGCTCCCACGCCGCGCGTGGTCGCCAAGGCGCGGCCGGAGATCGACGCGCATGCGAAAAAATTCATCGGCATGTCGCCGTTCTGTGTGCTCGCCACCTCAGGTTCGGACGGCAGCGTCGATGCATCGCCGCGTGGCGGCAATCCCGGCTTCGTCCATGTCGCGGGACCGAACCTGCTCTTGATGCCGGATCGCTCGGGCAACAACCGCATCGACAGCTTTCGCAACATCGTCGAGGGCTCGGGCTTCGTACAGTTGATCTTCTTCGTGCCCGGGATCGACGAGACGCTGCGCGTCGGCGGCAAGGGCAAGCTATCCGTCGATCCGGAGCTGATGGCGTCGATGATCGAATTCGGCAAGCCGCCGCGCGCGGTGCTGCATATCGACGTGAGGGAAGCCTATTTCCACTGTGGCAAGGCGCTGATGCGCTCGAAACTGTGGGCGGCCACGCAGGTCGAACGCTCGGTGATGCCGAGCATCGGCGAAGTGATCCACGACCAGACCGGACTTGGCGAGCGCGAAAGCCAGGCGGAGATCTACGAGCGCTACAAGACGCAGTTGTAGGATTGTCTCGGCAGGATCCTGATCACCCCCCTGGAGGGGTCCGGACGAGCGAAGCTCGCTCGGGGGTCGGCGCTCATGAAATGAGCGGCGGGGTGGGGTGACGGTCTCTCCGCTCGATCAGCCCCCGAGTGGAGAGACCGTCACCCCGCCCCGTCTTGCATTCGCTTCGCTCATACGAGCCGCCCCTCCCGCTCCAAGGGGAGGGTAAGAAAGTCAGTCCCCGTTCTCGAGGCCGCCGACGTGCTTCTGGGTGTAGAGCTCAAGCCCGATGCGCTGGATCAGGTCAAGCTGGGTTTCGAGGAAGTCGATGTGATGTTCCTCGTCCTTCATCACGGTCTCGAACAAGTCGCGCGAGACGTAATCCTTCACGCCATGGCAGTAGGTCGCCGCTTCCTGATAGAGCGTGCGCGCGGTCATCTCAGTTGCGAGATCGCATTCGATGATTTCCCTGACGTTCTGGCCGATCCGGAGCGGATCGAGCACCTGCATGTTGGGAAAGCCGTCGAGGAACAGGATCCGGTCGGTGAACTTGTCTGCGTGCTCCATCTCCTCGATGGATTCCTTGCGCCAGACCTTGGCAAAATCCAAAAGGCCCCAATTGTTCAGGAGCC contains:
- a CDS encoding HD domain-containing protein, with product MDGARECAPDAEPCDEPRPACHRLQAPGRHYHNLTHVEDCLAALARVDNLSEREREILTEAIWWHDVVYDPTRADNEELSARLAEQHVREDIGAEVARLIRLTKTHDVQGDDRLGAILISIDLSILGAEPARYDAYAAAIRQEFIHVPDADYRAGRAHVLGQFAARPVIFPDPAFAARYDGQARENLARELAALR
- the bfr gene encoding bacterioferritin, giving the protein MQGDPKVIDYLNKGLRSELTAINQYWLHYRLLNNWGLLDFAKVWRKESIEEMEHADKFTDRILFLDGFPNMQVLDPLRIGQNVREIIECDLATEMTARTLYQEAATYCHGVKDYVSRDLFETVMKDEEHHIDFLETQLDLIQRIGLELYTQKHVGGLENGD
- a CDS encoding DUF2188 domain-containing protein, with protein sequence MPHVIYKIVEHDGGWAYTVNGVFSEPFPNRATALAAARRAAAEQRVPGRTEVIEYETDDGKWRSETAAGNDRPETEVEG
- a CDS encoding MSMEG_1061 family FMN-dependent PPOX-type flavoprotein, whose protein sequence is MTVAPADDNLKENRKEPPLSDLAPGDLATIYPAPTPRVVAKARPEIDAHAKKFIGMSPFCVLATSGSDGSVDASPRGGNPGFVHVAGPNLLLMPDRSGNNRIDSFRNIVEGSGFVQLIFFVPGIDETLRVGGKGKLSVDPELMASMIEFGKPPRAVLHIDVREAYFHCGKALMRSKLWAATQVERSVMPSIGEVIHDQTGLGERESQAEIYERYKTQL
- a CDS encoding SDR family NAD(P)-dependent oxidoreductase gives rise to the protein MPLLQNHIAVITGAGSGIGRAIASGYAREGARVVLLDRDENAVAEAAKEIRDAGGNADSFALDVAKREDCVAMAEQIADKVGQVSILVNNAGIVRRNGMLGAAEAVISDWEDIIAINLTGVFNVTHAFLDPLRASKGRIVNIGSIQSFVHVRTPSSPAYTASKHGVLGFTKALAAELGKEGVRVNAIGPGFIATPLNANARANNPELVKTFMDHTPLGRAGTAEDIVGPAIFLASDLSAYVSGSIVMVDGGYRAV
- a CDS encoding DUF2380 domain-containing protein; translated protein: MMQAATGWRVSRRRNGAGAVLTMLCALAALSLASSGSPAAAPIAVAVADFDYFDTSGEVTDQSAEHQARVASFATLLRDNLAAQGGYRVVPIECPDHPCTATSMSQDVFIAAARKAGARLVVYGGIRKMSTLVQWGEIQLLDLEAEKLLMRRTVTFRGDNDAAYRHAADFVGNTLKESMPKP
- a CDS encoding cytochrome P450; translated protein: MSNAPHFDIDVPAFWADPYPALAKMRKETPIAFVPQLGSTVFTRRDDIFTQEKRIDVFSSHQPNGLMNVLMGHNMMRKDGEAHMTERQAMFPAVSPRTVRDTWIRQFQAHADRILDELVPQGSADLCKAFALPLSAECLKDVTGLTNMRYQDMDAWSQAMIDGIANYTGNKEVEARCHAATAGIDAAIDDMIPVVKKHPNTSILSVLLASGQNMESIRANIKLAISGGQNEPRDAISGATWALLTHPDQLALVREGKAKWIDVFEEYARWIAPIQMSPRRVAKPWTYHGVDFEPEDRVFFMFGSANRDEACFNHPDRFDITRDTQKSIAFGAGPHYCAGAFASRAMVADVALPGLFARLQGLRLDEREPVRIGGWAFRGLLNLPVKWDAN
- a CDS encoding alpha/beta fold hydrolase gives rise to the protein MNFSHAAFSAAALALTSITAFAADYPAPKQGDWIAKNFKFHTGETMPELRLHYTTIGEPTGQPVLVLHGSGGSAASMLTAGFGGELFGPGQPLDAAKYYIIIPDSVGHGKSSKPSDGMKTAFPKYNYEDMVDAQHRLVTEGLGVKHVRLVIGNSMGGMHTWIWGGKYPDFMDALVPMASQPTEMAARNWMLRRMMLETIKNDPDYNRGNYITQPRMMKYAINAFGIATGGGTLAYQALAPTAAKADKMVDDRLATAVTADANDFIYQWEASHDYNPAPSLEKIEATLLLINAADDERNPPETGVTEAAMKRVKNGRLFLIPASSETRGHLTTGNAKFYKKELQELLQSAPQRAM
- a CDS encoding alcohol dehydrogenase catalytic domain-containing protein, whose translation is MQYIRIARFGGPEVLELAEQPTIPQPGHGEVRIKVLAAGTGFTDTFIRRGRYPDFKGPLPFTPGYDLVGVVEEAGPGVPAQLTGQLVADLCVVGGYAQYAIRPARFLVPVPDGVDPAEAVCIPLAYLTAYQMLTRYGRLPRGATILVIGASGTVGTALLDLARHLGLKAIGTCSATNMAVVERFGATAIDYRAGDFVAAVRGLTAGRAGGVGVDAAFDAIGGAHFARSFACLAPGGLLVGYGAQTMAVGGAGLASAALGLARLKLWNALSGLFGGRHAVFYNITSRRSAHPEDFKADMVTLFATALSIP
- a CDS encoding RidA family protein, with amino-acid sequence MPPIQHFAPPAGVKAPPLSFATRTGDLLFISGIPGFDDKGALADGFEAQFGFVVANIKRVLDEAGATFRDLVKVNVLLTRASDVATMNVLYASAFGPAPYPARTTCVVQALPDPKMLIEIEAVASLTKA
- a CDS encoding DUF2277 domain-containing protein produces the protein MCRNIKTLFNFDPPATHAEIHASALQFVRKLSGFNSPSQANAEAFNRAVSEVSDSARRLLASLQTNAPPRDREVEAEKARERSRARFG